A genomic region of Candidatus Pseudomonas phytovorans contains the following coding sequences:
- a CDS encoding serine/threonine transporter, whose protein sequence is MNEQAPSVEQRYVESTPATLGSWARHDTTWMLGLFGTAIGAGTLFLPINAGLGGFWPLIILAVLAFPMTYFAHRGLTRFVLSGRNGGDITEVVKEHFGSNAGASITVLYFFAIFPILLIYSVALTNTVSSFMEHQLHMAPPPRAILSFVLILGLLAIVRCGEQATVKVMSLLVYPFIVALALLGLYLVPHWTGGILDSATQVPPASAFLHTLWLAIPVMVFSFNHSPIISAFAVDQKRRYGEHADERSGQILRRAHLLMVVMVLFFVFSCVLTLSSAQLAEAKAQNLSILSYLANHFSNPTIAFAAPLIAFVAISKSFLGHYIGASEGLKGIIAKTGARPGAKTLDRVVAALMLVVCWIVATLNPSILGMIESLGGPILAVLLFLMPMYAIRRVPSMRKYSGAASNVFVVVVGLVALTSVVYGLLG, encoded by the coding sequence ATGAATGAGCAGGCCCCGAGCGTTGAACAACGCTATGTAGAATCGACCCCCGCCACCCTCGGCAGCTGGGCGCGTCACGACACCACCTGGATGCTGGGCCTGTTCGGCACAGCCATTGGCGCCGGAACCCTGTTCCTGCCGATCAACGCCGGCCTTGGCGGCTTCTGGCCACTGATCATCCTCGCCGTTCTGGCTTTCCCGATGACCTATTTCGCCCACCGCGGGCTGACCCGCTTCGTGCTCTCCGGGCGCAATGGCGGCGACATCACCGAAGTGGTGAAGGAGCACTTTGGCAGCAACGCCGGTGCCTCGATCACGGTGCTGTACTTCTTCGCGATCTTCCCGATCCTGCTTATCTATAGCGTGGCGCTGACCAACACCGTGTCCAGCTTCATGGAGCACCAACTGCACATGGCGCCGCCGCCGCGGGCCATCCTGTCGTTCGTGCTGATCCTCGGCCTGCTGGCCATCGTGCGCTGCGGTGAGCAGGCCACGGTCAAGGTCATGAGCCTGCTGGTGTACCCGTTCATCGTCGCCCTGGCGTTGCTGGGTCTGTACCTGGTGCCGCACTGGACCGGTGGCATCCTCGACAGCGCTACCCAGGTGCCACCGGCCTCGGCCTTCCTGCATACCCTGTGGCTGGCCATTCCGGTGATGGTGTTCTCGTTCAACCACTCGCCGATCATTTCGGCCTTCGCCGTCGACCAGAAGCGCCGCTACGGCGAGCATGCCGACGAGCGCAGCGGCCAGATCCTGCGCCGCGCCCACCTGCTGATGGTGGTGATGGTGCTGTTCTTCGTGTTCAGCTGCGTGCTCACCCTGAGCAGCGCCCAACTGGCCGAAGCCAAGGCACAGAATCTCTCGATCCTGTCGTACCTGGCCAACCACTTCAGCAACCCGACCATCGCGTTTGCTGCGCCCCTGATCGCCTTCGTGGCCATTTCCAAGTCGTTCCTGGGCCACTACATCGGTGCCAGCGAAGGCCTGAAGGGCATCATCGCCAAGACCGGCGCACGCCCGGGCGCCAAGACACTGGACCGCGTGGTAGCCGCGTTGATGCTGGTGGTTTGCTGGATCGTTGCCACCCTCAACCCGAGCATCCTCGGCATGATCGAATCGCTCGGCGGCCCGATCCTTGCGGTGCTGCTGTTCCTGATGCCGATGTACGCCATCCGCCGTGTACCGTCGATGCGCAAGTACAGCGGTGCGGCCTCCAACGTGTTCGTTGTGGTGGTCGGCCTGGTCGCGTTGACTTCGGTGGTGTACGGCCTGCTGGGCTGA
- a CDS encoding MdtA/MuxA family multidrug efflux RND transporter periplasmic adaptor subunit, giving the protein MQASNPRSPRRWLVGLLILLLVAALAWWLWPAATPAHKEAGSGGGRGGKGMMGGRPGFGGSTEAVPVRIEPVRVGDFPLYYKALGTVTATNTVNVRSRVAGELVKIHFKEGQQVKAGDLLAEIDPRSYRIALQQAEGTLAQNQAQLKNAQVDVARYKGLYAEDSIAKQTLDTAEAQVAQFQGLVMTNQAQVNDARLNLDFTQIRAPINGRVGLRQLDLGNLVAANDTTALVVITQTEPISVAFTLPETELSTVLERYRSGASLPVEAWDRSDSKLQSSGVLGSIDNQIDTTTGTLKFKGRFENKDLALFPNQFVNVRLLADTLKQVVMAPAASIQFGNDGTFAYVVNAENTVNVRKLKVGASDGENSVILEGLKAGDRLVLEGTDRLREGTKVEVVEDSSQVPTTPGQHLQGQDANGSAHTGEAQPGKAAGKAGA; this is encoded by the coding sequence ATGCAAGCGTCCAATCCCCGTTCCCCCCGTCGCTGGCTCGTCGGCCTGCTGATCCTGCTGCTGGTGGCTGCACTGGCCTGGTGGCTGTGGCCTGCAGCAACGCCTGCGCATAAAGAAGCCGGCAGCGGTGGCGGGCGCGGTGGCAAGGGCATGATGGGCGGCCGCCCCGGCTTCGGCGGCTCCACCGAAGCGGTGCCGGTACGCATCGAACCGGTGCGGGTAGGCGACTTCCCCTTGTATTACAAGGCATTGGGCACAGTCACCGCGACCAACACGGTTAATGTGCGCAGCCGCGTGGCTGGCGAGTTGGTGAAAATCCACTTCAAGGAAGGCCAGCAGGTCAAGGCCGGCGACCTGCTCGCTGAAATCGACCCACGCTCGTACCGCATTGCCCTTCAGCAGGCCGAAGGCACCTTGGCGCAAAACCAGGCGCAGCTGAAAAACGCCCAGGTCGATGTGGCACGCTATAAAGGCTTGTATGCCGAAGACAGCATTGCCAAACAGACTCTCGATACTGCCGAAGCGCAAGTGGCGCAATTCCAGGGCCTGGTGATGACCAACCAGGCGCAGGTCAACGACGCCCGCCTGAACCTCGATTTCACCCAGATTCGTGCGCCGATCAACGGCCGCGTGGGCCTGCGCCAGCTCGACCTGGGCAACCTGGTAGCGGCCAACGACACCACCGCGCTGGTGGTGATCACCCAGACCGAGCCGATCAGCGTCGCTTTCACCCTGCCGGAGACCGAGCTGAGCACCGTGCTGGAGCGCTACCGCAGCGGCGCCAGCCTGCCGGTCGAGGCCTGGGACCGAAGTGACAGCAAGTTGCAGTCCAGCGGCGTGCTGGGCAGCATTGACAACCAGATCGACACCACCACCGGCACCCTGAAGTTCAAGGGCCGCTTCGAGAACAAGGACCTGGCCCTGTTCCCCAACCAGTTCGTCAACGTGCGCCTGCTGGCCGATACCCTCAAGCAGGTGGTCATGGCCCCGGCCGCGTCTATCCAGTTCGGCAACGACGGCACGTTTGCCTATGTGGTCAACGCCGAGAACACCGTGAATGTGCGCAAGCTCAAGGTCGGCGCCAGCGATGGCGAGAACAGCGTCATCCTCGAAGGCCTGAAGGCCGGCGACCGCCTGGTGCTGGAAGGCACCGACCGCCTGCGCGAAGGCACCAAGGTGGAAGTGGTCGAAGACAGCTCGCAAGTGCCGACCACCCCTGGGCAGCACCTGCAAGGCCAGGACGCCAATGGTTCGGCGCACACCGGTGAAGCACAGCCTGGCAAAGCAGCAGGCAAGGCGGGCGCATGA
- a CDS encoding efflux RND transporter permease subunit gives MNLSGPFIRRPVATMLLCLAILLLGGVSFRLLPVAPLPEMDFPVIVVSANLSGASPEVMASTVATPLERKLGSIAGVTTLTSSSNQGSTRVVIGFEMGRDIDGAAREVQAAINATRNLLPSGMRSMPTYKKINPSQAPIMVLSLTSDVLQKGQLYDLADTILSQSLAQVSGVGEVQIGGSSLPAVRIAVEPQLLNQYGVSLDDVRTAVSNANQRRPMGFVEDAERNWQVRANDQLEKAKDYAPIVIRQQNGTILRLADVATITDGVENRYNSGFFNDQSAVLLVVNRQTGANIIETVDQIKAQLPALQSLLPASVQLNVAMDRSPVIKASLKEAEHTLLIAVGLVILVVYLFLGSLRASLIPSLAVPVSLVGTFAVMYLCGFSLNNLSLMALILATGLVVDDAIVVLENISRHIEDGQPPMKAAFLGAKEVGFTLLSMNVSLVAVFVSILFMGGIVRNLFQEFSITLASAIIVSLVVSLTLTPMLCARWLKPHQAEQNRLQRWSDNLHQRMVSGYDRSLGWALRHKRLTLFSLLATIGINIALYVVVPKTLMPQQDTGQLMGFIRGDDGLSFTVMQPKMEIYRRALLADPAVQSVAGFIGGNSGTNNAMVLVRLKPISERKLDAQKVIERLRKEMPKVPGGRLFLMADQDLQLGGGGRDQTSSQYLYTLQSGDLAALRQWFPKVVAALRALPELTAIDAHDGAGTQQVTLVVDRDQAKRLGIDMDMVTTVLNNAYSQRQISTIYDSLNQYQVVLEINPKYAWDPSTLEQVQVITADGARVPLSTIARYENSLANDRVSHEGQFASEDIAFDVAEGYSPDQAMAALERAVAKLGLPEEVIAKLGGTADAFAKTQEGQPFMILGALVLVYLVLGILYESYIHPLTILSTLPSAGVGALLALYVTGGEFSLISLLGLFLLIGVVKKNAILMIDLALQLERHQGLSPEESIRRACLLRLRPILMTTLAAILGALPLLLSHAEGAEMRQPLGLTIIGGLVFSQVLTLYTTPVVYLYLDRLRHRFNRWRGVRTDAALETPL, from the coding sequence ATGAACCTGTCCGGCCCTTTCATCCGTCGTCCGGTGGCGACGATGTTGCTGTGCCTGGCCATTTTGCTGCTGGGCGGCGTGAGCTTCCGGCTACTGCCGGTGGCACCGCTGCCTGAGATGGACTTCCCGGTAATCGTGGTATCGGCCAACCTCTCCGGCGCCAGCCCCGAGGTCATGGCGTCCACGGTTGCCACGCCGCTGGAGCGCAAGCTGGGCAGCATTGCCGGTGTGACCACGCTGACCAGCAGCTCTAACCAGGGCTCCACGCGGGTGGTGATCGGCTTCGAGATGGGCCGTGACATCGACGGCGCGGCACGCGAGGTGCAGGCGGCGATCAACGCCACCCGCAACCTGCTGCCCAGCGGCATGCGCAGCATGCCCACCTACAAGAAGATCAACCCGTCGCAAGCACCGATCATGGTGCTGTCGCTGACCTCGGACGTGCTGCAGAAAGGCCAGCTGTACGACCTGGCCGACACCATCCTGTCGCAAAGCCTGGCCCAGGTATCGGGGGTAGGCGAGGTGCAGATCGGCGGCAGTTCACTGCCGGCAGTGCGCATCGCCGTCGAGCCACAACTGCTCAACCAGTACGGTGTGTCGCTGGACGACGTGCGCACTGCGGTGTCCAATGCCAACCAGCGCCGGCCCATGGGCTTCGTCGAGGATGCCGAGCGCAACTGGCAGGTGCGTGCCAACGACCAGCTGGAAAAGGCCAAGGACTACGCGCCAATCGTGATCCGCCAGCAGAATGGCACTATCCTGCGGCTGGCCGACGTGGCGACCATCACCGATGGCGTAGAGAACCGTTACAACAGTGGTTTCTTCAACGATCAGAGCGCCGTGTTGCTGGTGGTCAACCGCCAGACCGGCGCCAACATCATCGAGACGGTCGACCAGATCAAGGCGCAGTTGCCAGCGCTGCAATCGCTCCTGCCGGCAAGTGTGCAGTTGAACGTAGCCATGGATCGCTCGCCGGTCATCAAGGCCAGCCTCAAAGAAGCCGAACACACCCTGCTGATCGCCGTGGGGCTGGTCATCCTGGTGGTCTACCTGTTCCTGGGCAGTCTGCGGGCCTCGTTGATTCCAAGCCTGGCGGTGCCCGTTTCGTTGGTGGGCACCTTTGCGGTCATGTACCTGTGTGGTTTTTCGCTCAACAACCTGTCGCTCATGGCGTTGATCCTGGCCACGGGGTTGGTGGTGGACGATGCGATCGTGGTACTGGAGAACATCTCCCGGCACATTGAGGACGGCCAGCCGCCGATGAAGGCCGCCTTCCTCGGTGCCAAGGAAGTGGGCTTCACCTTGCTGTCGATGAACGTGTCGCTGGTGGCGGTGTTCGTCTCCATCCTGTTCATGGGCGGCATCGTGCGCAACCTGTTCCAGGAGTTTTCCATCACCCTGGCTTCGGCGATCATCGTCTCGCTGGTGGTTTCGCTCACGCTCACGCCCATGCTGTGTGCCCGTTGGCTGAAACCACACCAGGCCGAGCAGAACCGCCTGCAGCGCTGGAGCGACAACCTGCACCAGCGCATGGTCAGCGGCTATGACCGCAGCCTGGGCTGGGCCCTGCGCCATAAGCGCCTGACCCTGTTCAGCCTGCTGGCCACCATTGGTATCAACATCGCGTTGTACGTGGTGGTGCCCAAGACGCTGATGCCGCAGCAGGACACCGGCCAGTTGATGGGCTTTATCCGGGGCGACGACGGCCTGTCGTTTACCGTGATGCAGCCAAAAATGGAAATCTACCGCCGCGCCTTGCTGGCTGACCCGGCGGTGCAGAGTGTTGCCGGTTTCATCGGCGGCAACAGCGGCACCAACAATGCCATGGTGCTGGTGCGCCTGAAACCGATCAGCGAGCGCAAGCTGGATGCCCAGAAAGTGATCGAGCGCCTGCGTAAGGAAATGCCCAAGGTGCCCGGCGGGCGCCTGTTCCTGATGGCCGATCAGGACCTGCAACTGGGCGGCGGCGGCCGTGACCAGACGTCGTCGCAGTACCTGTATACCCTGCAGAGCGGCGACCTGGCGGCATTGCGCCAGTGGTTCCCCAAGGTGGTTGCGGCGCTGCGTGCACTGCCGGAACTGACGGCCATCGACGCCCACGACGGTGCGGGTACCCAGCAAGTAACGCTGGTGGTCGACCGCGACCAGGCCAAGCGCCTGGGCATCGACATGGACATGGTCACCACGGTGCTGAACAACGCCTACAGCCAGCGGCAGATCTCCACCATCTACGACAGCCTCAACCAGTACCAGGTGGTGCTGGAGATCAACCCGAAATACGCCTGGGACCCGAGCACCCTGGAGCAAGTACAGGTGATCACGGCCGACGGCGCGCGCGTGCCGCTGTCGACCATCGCCCGCTACGAAAACAGCCTGGCCAACGACCGGGTCAGCCACGAAGGCCAGTTCGCCTCGGAAGACATCGCCTTCGACGTCGCCGAAGGCTACAGCCCCGACCAGGCCATGGCGGCGCTGGAGCGTGCGGTCGCCAAGCTGGGCCTGCCCGAAGAAGTGATCGCCAAGCTCGGCGGTACGGCCGATGCCTTTGCCAAAACCCAGGAAGGCCAGCCGTTCATGATCCTCGGCGCGCTGGTGCTGGTGTATCTGGTGTTGGGCATTCTGTACGAAAGCTACATTCACCCGCTGACCATTCTCTCGACGCTGCCCTCGGCGGGGGTCGGTGCCTTGCTGGCCCTGTACGTGACGGGGGGCGAGTTCAGCCTGATCTCGCTGCTGGGTTTGTTCCTGCTGATCGGTGTGGTGAAGAAAAACGCCATCCTGATGATCGACCTGGCCTTGCAGCTGGAGCGCCACCAGGGCCTGTCGCCGGAAGAGTCGATCCGCCGGGCCTGCCTGTTGCGCTTGCGACCGATCCTGATGACTACCCTGGCCGCCATCCTTGGCGCCTTGCCGCTGTTGCTGAGCCACGCCGAAGGCGCGGAAATGCGCCAGCCGCTGGGCCTGACAATCATCGGTGGCCTGGTGTTCAGCCAGGTCCTCACCCTTTACACGACGCCGGTTGTCTATTTGTATCTGGACCGCCTGCGCCACCGTTTCAACCGTTGGCGCGGCGTGCGCACCGACGCCGCCCTGGAAACCCCGCTATGA
- a CDS encoding MdtB/MuxB family multidrug efflux RND transporter permease subunit: MNLSRLFILRPVATTLSMLAIVLAGLIAYKLLPVSALPQVDYPTIRVMTLYPGASPQVMTSAVTAPLERQFGQMPGLEQMASTSSGGASVLTLRFNLDMNMDVAEQQVQAAINAASNLLPSDLPAPPVYNKVNPADTPVLTLAISSKTMPLPKLNDLVDTRVAQKLAQISGVGMVSIAGGQRQAVRIKVNVDALAANGLNLDDVRTLIGASNVNQPKGNFDGPTRVSMLDANDQLRSPEEYANLILAYNNGAPLRLKDVAEIVDGAENERLAAWANENQAVLLNIQRQPGANVIEVVDRIKELLPSITDNLPAGLDVSVLTDRTQTIRAAVKDVQHELLIAIVLVVMVTFVFLRRFSATLIPSIAVPLSLIGTFGVMYLAGFSVNNLTLMALTIATGFVVDDAIVMLENISRHIEEGETPMQAALKGARQIGFTLISLTFSLIAVLIPLLFMADVVGRLFREFAITLAVAILISLVVSLTLTPMMCARLLKREPKEEEQSRFYRASGAWIDWLIKHYGNALQWVLKHQPLTLLVAVASLVLTVFLYMVVPKGFFPVQDTGVIQGISEAPQSTSFAAMSERQQALSKVILQDPAVQSLSSYIGVDGDNATLNSGRLLINLKPHGERDVTAGEVISRLQPQVDRLVGIRLFMQPVQDLSIEDRVSRTQYQFSLSSPDADLLAQWSGKLVQALHQRPELADVASDLQDKGLQVYLVIDRDMASRLGITVSQITNALYDAFGQRQISTIYTQASQYRVVLQSQDAAVIGPQALESIHVKATDGGQVRLSALARIEQRQAQLAISHIGQFPAVTMSFNLGHGASLGEAVQVIEQVQKDIGMPLGVQTRFQGAAEAFQASLSSTLLLILAAVVTMYIVLGVLYESYIHPVTILSTLPSAAVGALLALLISGNDLGMIAIIGIILLIGIVKKNAIMMIDFALEAERHQGMSPRDAIFQAALLRFRPILMTTLAALFGAVPLMLATGSGAELRQPLGLVMVGGLLVSQVLTLFTTPVIYLYFDRLARRFRPATDVKQAEA; encoded by the coding sequence ATGAACCTCTCGCGTCTGTTCATCCTGCGGCCGGTCGCCACCACGCTGAGCATGCTGGCCATCGTCCTGGCCGGCCTGATCGCCTACAAGCTGCTGCCAGTGTCGGCTTTGCCGCAGGTGGATTACCCGACCATTCGGGTCATGACCCTGTACCCCGGCGCCAGCCCGCAGGTGATGACCAGTGCGGTTACCGCACCGCTGGAGCGCCAGTTCGGCCAGATGCCTGGCCTGGAGCAAATGGCCTCGACCAGTTCCGGCGGCGCTTCGGTGCTGACCCTGCGCTTCAACCTCGACATGAACATGGACGTTGCCGAGCAACAGGTGCAGGCTGCGATTAACGCCGCCAGCAACCTGTTGCCCAGCGACCTGCCGGCACCGCCGGTGTACAACAAGGTCAACCCGGCGGATACCCCGGTGCTGACCCTGGCCATTTCGTCCAAGACCATGCCGCTACCCAAGCTCAACGACCTGGTCGACACCCGCGTGGCGCAAAAGCTCGCGCAGATCAGCGGTGTAGGCATGGTCAGCATTGCCGGCGGCCAGCGCCAGGCGGTGCGGATCAAGGTAAACGTCGATGCCCTGGCTGCCAACGGCCTGAACCTGGATGACGTGCGCACGCTGATCGGTGCGTCCAACGTCAACCAGCCGAAAGGCAACTTCGACGGCCCGACCCGGGTGTCGATGCTCGATGCCAACGACCAGCTGCGCTCCCCCGAGGAATACGCCAACCTGATCCTGGCCTACAACAACGGTGCACCGCTGCGCCTGAAAGATGTGGCCGAAATTGTCGATGGCGCAGAAAACGAGCGCCTGGCTGCCTGGGCCAACGAGAACCAGGCGGTGCTGCTGAACATCCAGCGCCAGCCAGGCGCCAACGTCATCGAAGTGGTCGACCGCATCAAGGAGCTGTTGCCTTCGATCACCGACAACCTGCCGGCCGGCCTCGATGTCTCGGTGCTGACCGACCGCACTCAGACCATCCGTGCTGCGGTCAAGGATGTGCAGCATGAACTGCTGATCGCCATCGTGCTGGTGGTGATGGTCACCTTCGTCTTCCTGCGCCGTTTCAGCGCCACCCTCATCCCGTCGATTGCTGTGCCCCTGTCACTGATCGGTACCTTCGGTGTGATGTACCTGGCCGGTTTTTCGGTGAACAACCTGACGCTGATGGCCCTGACCATTGCCACCGGCTTTGTGGTCGACGATGCCATCGTCATGCTGGAAAACATCTCCCGGCACATCGAAGAGGGCGAGACGCCCATGCAGGCGGCGCTCAAGGGCGCCCGCCAGATCGGGTTCACCCTGATTTCGCTGACCTTCTCGCTGATCGCGGTGCTGATCCCGCTGCTGTTCATGGCTGACGTGGTCGGCCGCCTGTTCCGCGAATTCGCCATTACCCTGGCAGTGGCCATCCTGATTTCCCTGGTGGTGTCGCTGACCCTGACGCCAATGATGTGCGCGCGCCTGCTCAAGCGTGAGCCCAAGGAAGAGGAACAAAGCCGCTTCTACCGCGCCAGCGGCGCCTGGATCGACTGGCTGATCAAACACTACGGCAACGCCCTGCAGTGGGTACTCAAACACCAGCCGCTGACCCTGTTGGTGGCCGTGGCCAGCCTGGTGCTGACCGTGTTCCTGTACATGGTGGTGCCCAAGGGCTTCTTCCCGGTGCAGGACACCGGGGTGATCCAGGGCATTTCCGAAGCACCGCAGTCCACCTCGTTCGCCGCCATGAGCGAGCGCCAGCAGGCCTTGAGCAAGGTGATTCTGCAGGACCCTGCCGTGCAGAGCCTGTCGTCCTACATCGGCGTCGACGGCGACAACGCCACGCTCAACAGTGGCCGCCTGCTGATCAACCTCAAGCCCCACGGCGAACGTGATGTCACCGCCGGCGAGGTGATCAGCCGCCTGCAGCCACAAGTCGACCGGTTGGTGGGCATCCGCCTGTTCATGCAGCCGGTGCAAGACCTGAGCATCGAAGACCGGGTCAGCCGTACCCAGTACCAGTTCAGCCTGTCGTCGCCGGACGCCGACCTGCTGGCGCAGTGGAGCGGCAAGCTGGTACAGGCACTCCATCAACGCCCGGAACTGGCTGATGTGGCCAGTGATCTGCAGGACAAAGGCCTGCAGGTGTACCTGGTGATCGACCGTGACATGGCCAGCCGCCTGGGCATCACCGTGTCGCAGATCACCAACGCACTGTACGACGCCTTCGGCCAGCGGCAGATCTCGACCATCTACACCCAGGCCAGCCAGTACCGGGTGGTGCTGCAGTCGCAGGACGCGGCAGTCATTGGCCCGCAGGCGCTGGAGTCGATTCACGTCAAAGCCACCGATGGGGGACAAGTGCGCCTCTCGGCGCTGGCGCGCATCGAGCAACGCCAGGCCCAACTGGCCATTTCCCACATCGGCCAGTTCCCCGCGGTGACCATGTCCTTCAACCTGGGCCACGGGGCGTCGCTGGGCGAAGCGGTACAGGTGATCGAGCAGGTGCAAAAGGACATCGGCATGCCGCTGGGCGTACAAACCCGCTTCCAGGGCGCGGCAGAAGCCTTCCAGGCGTCGCTGTCGAGCACCTTGCTGCTGATTCTGGCGGCGGTGGTGACCATGTACATCGTGCTGGGCGTGCTGTACGAAAGCTACATCCACCCGGTGACCATCCTCTCGACCCTGCCGTCGGCAGCGGTAGGTGCGTTGCTTGCCCTGCTCATCAGCGGCAATGACCTGGGCATGATCGCCATCATCGGCATCATTCTGCTGATCGGTATCGTCAAGAAGAACGCGATCATGATGATCGACTTCGCCCTTGAGGCCGAGCGCCATCAGGGCATGAGCCCGCGCGATGCCATCTTCCAGGCGGCGCTACTGCGCTTCCGGCCGATCCTGATGACCACCCTGGCCGCGTTGTTCGGTGCGGTGCCGCTGATGCTCGCCACCGGCTCTGGCGCCGAGCTGCGCCAGCCGCTGGGCCTGGTGATGGTCGGCGGGTTGCTGGTCAGCCAGGTGCTGACGCTGTTCACCACCCCGGTCATCTACCTGTATTTCGACCGGTTGGCCCGCCGCTTTCGCCCGGCCACTGACGTGAAGCAGGCCGAAGCATGA
- the tpx gene encoding thiol peroxidase, with amino-acid sequence MAQVTLKGGPVQVKGELPKTGAQAPAFSLVGEGLADKSLKDYAGKRKVLNIFPSVDTPTCATSVRKFNAQANDVANTVVLCISADLPFAQARFCGAEGLENVKNLSTLRGREFLEDYGVAIADGPLAGLAARAVVVLDENDKVLHSELVGEIADEPNYEAALAVLK; translated from the coding sequence ATGGCTCAAGTGACTCTCAAAGGCGGCCCGGTTCAGGTTAAAGGCGAGCTGCCGAAAACCGGCGCCCAGGCTCCGGCATTCTCCCTGGTCGGTGAAGGCCTGGCGGACAAGTCGCTGAAGGACTACGCCGGCAAGCGCAAGGTGCTGAACATCTTCCCGAGCGTCGACACCCCAACCTGCGCCACTTCCGTGCGCAAGTTCAACGCCCAGGCCAACGATGTCGCCAACACCGTGGTGCTGTGCATCTCCGCCGACCTGCCATTCGCCCAGGCGCGTTTCTGCGGTGCCGAAGGCCTGGAGAACGTGAAGAACCTGTCGACCCTGCGTGGCCGCGAGTTCCTCGAAGACTACGGCGTAGCCATCGCTGATGGCCCGCTGGCCGGCCTGGCTGCCCGTGCTGTTGTGGTGCTGGACGAGAACGACAAGGTGCTGCACAGCGAGCTGGTTGGCGAAATCGCTGACGAGCCGAACTACGAGGCGGCACTGGCTGTACTGAAGTAA